Genomic DNA from Hordeum vulgare subsp. vulgare chromosome 2H, MorexV3_pseudomolecules_assembly, whole genome shotgun sequence:
tcgtatagttgatatgattagcatagggatgcttaccactgaaactattctcgactcacgtgatgatcggacttgagatagcggatttggatcatgtaccactcaaatgactagagagatgtactttttgagtgggagttcttaagtaatatgattaattgaactaattgtcatgaacatagtctaatggtctttgcgaattacgatgtaacttgcgctatagctctactgtttttatatgttcctagagaaaatttagttgaaaattgatagtagcaacctttgcagactgagtctgtaaaaccgaggattgtcctcgttgctacgcagaaggcttatgtccttaatgcaccactcggtgtgctgcacctcgagcgtcgtctgtggatgctatgaacatccgacatacacattactgatgactacacgatagttcagtgcaaagatacttgatggcttagaagcaaggcgccgaaaacgttgtaaaacgtcacggaacataagtgatgttccgaagagatgcaattgtgatttcatgcttgtgcccttgttaagaggtactagacctccaacaagattctttgaccacaaagtaaaggagaaaagctcaatcgttgagcatgtgctcagattgtctgagtacgacaatcacttgaatcaagtgggagctaatcttccagatgagatagtgatggttctccaaaagtcactgccaccaagctttgagagcttcgtgatgaactatgacatatcaaggatagatacaatgatccttgagcgattcgcgacgtttgacactgcgaaagtagaaatcaagaaggagcatcaatagttgatggtttggaaaaccactaagtttcaagaaaggcgagggctagaagggatacttcgtgaaacggcaaaacagttgctgcgctaatgaagagacccaagattaaacccaaacccgagactaagtgcttctgtaataaggggaacagtcactgaggcggagcaactctagatacttggtagataagaaggctggcaaaagtcgaaagaagtatatttgacatacataatgttgatgtgtactttactagtactcctagtagcatgagggtattggataccggttcggttgctaagtgattagtaacacgaaataaaaaagctacggcataaacggagactagctaaaggcgaggtgacgatacgtgttggaagtgtttccaaggttgatatgatcaaacgtcgcgcgctcgctctaccatcgggattggtgttaaacctaactaattgtttttggtgcttgcgttaagcatgaacatgattggatcgtgtttattgcaatacgattattcatttaaagagaataatggttactctattttcttgaatattcaccttcaatggtttattgaatctcgatcgtagtgttacacatgttcataatattagtgccaaaagatacgagttaatgatgatagtaccacttacttgtggcactgccgcttgagtcatgttagtataaattgcatgaagaggctccatgctgatggatctttgtactcacctgatttcgaatcactagtgacatgcaaatcataccacatgagcaaggccttgttttcattgagatgaaataagatagtaacttgttggaagtgatacattttgatgtatgcagtccaatgggtgctgaggcacgcagtagatatcattatgttcttacttcaatgacgatttgagtagatactagagtatttactcaatgaatcacaagtctgaaatgttgaaaagttcaattccgtttcagagtgaagttcgtcgtaacaagaggataaactgtctacgatatgatcatggaaatgaatatctgaattacgagttttggtacgcagttaagacaatgtggaaattgtttcacagttcatgccacctggaacatcatagtgtgatgatgtgtctgaacgtcatagccacgcactatttggtatggtgcatactatgatgtctcttatcgaattaccactatcgtttatgggttatgaattagagacaaccgcactcactttaaatagggcaccgcgtatttccgttgagatgacacagtatagactaaggtttagagaaatctaaactgtcgtttcttgaaagtttggggcttcgacacttatgtgaaaaagtttcagtctgataagctcgaacccaaagcggataaatgcatcttcataggatatccaaaacagttgggtacatctcctatctcagatccgtaagcaaagtgtttgtttctagaaacggatcctttctcgaggaaaggtttctctcgaaagaattgagtgggagggtagtagaacttgatgaggttattgaaccatcacttcaaccagtgtgtagcagggcgcaggaagttgttcctgtggcgcctacaccaattgaagtggaagctgatgatggtgatcatcgagcatcagatcaagttactacaagcctcgtaggttgacaaggtcgcgtactactacagagtggtacgataaccctgtcttggaagtcatgttgttgagcaacagtgaacctacgagttatggagaaagcgatggtgggcccagattccgacaaatggctggaagccatgaaatccgagagaggatccatgtatgaaaacaaagtgtagactttggtagaactacttgatggtcataggactattgagtaaaaatggatctttaaaggaagacagacgatgatggtgataagtcactattaagaaaagctcgacttgtcgcaaagatgttttcgacaagatcaaacaagttgactatgatgagactttctcactcgtagcgatgctaaaggtctgttagaattatgttagttgttgatgcattatttatgaaatattgcatgtaggatgtcaaaacattgttttctcaacggtttccttgagcaaacattgtatgtgatacaaccagaaggttttgtcgatcctaaagatactagcaagtatgcaagctccagtgatccttcaatggactggtgcaagcatctcggagttggaatatacactttgatgagatgatcaaagattttgggtttgtacaaggtttatgagaaacttgtatttccaaagaagtgagtgggagcactatagaacttctgataagtatatgtggttgacatattgtggatcagaagtaatgtagaatttctgtaaagcatacaaggttgtttgaaaggagttttcaaaggaatacctagattgagctacttgaacgttgagcatcaaagatctatggagacagatcgaaagcgcttaatggaagtttcaacaaaatgcatgccttgacaagttttgaaggagttcaaaatagatcagcaaagaaggagttcttggttgcgttgtaaggtgtgaatttgagtaagactcaaaacccgaccacggcagaataaagagaatagacgaaggtcgtcttctatgccttagccgtagaatctaaagtatgccatgctgtgtaccgcacctaatgtgtgccttgactcaaactctgttgagggtacagagagtgatccatgattgaatcactagcagcggtcaaaatttatccttagtaactaatggactaaggaatttttcttgattatggaggtggttgaagagttcgtcgtaaagggttacgtcgatgtaagctttgacactaattcgaataactatgagtagtgaaacggattcgtatagtagagtagatatttggagcatttccgaatagcatgtagtagcagcatctataagatgacataaagatttgtaaagaacgcacggatctgaaagtttcagaaccgttgactaaaacctctctcacgagcaagacgtgatcagaccccataactatatgggtgttggattcgttggaaccacatggtgatgtgaactagattattgactctagtgcaagtgggagactgttggaaatatgccctagaggcaataataaattagttattattatatttcttagttcatgataatcgtttattatccatgctataattgtattgattggaaacacaatacttgtgtggatacatagacaaaacactgtccctagtaagcctctagttgactagctcgttgatcaaagatggtcaaggtttcctggccataggcaagtgttgtcacttgataacgggatcacatcattaggagaatcatgtgatggactagacccaaactaatagacgtagcatgttgatcgtgtcattttgttgctactgttttctgcgtgtcaagtatttgttcctatgaccatgagatcatataactcacggacaccggaggaatgctttgtgtgtatcaaacgtcgcaacgtaactgggtgactataaagatgctctacaggtatctccgaaggtgttcgttgagttagtatggatcaagactgggatttgtcactccgtatgacggggaggtatctcggggcccactcggtaatacaacatcacacacaagccttgcaagcaatgtaacttagtgtaagttgcgggatcttgtattacggaacgagtaaagagacttgccagtaaacgagattgaaataggtatgcggatactaacgatcgaatctcgggcaagtaacataccgaaggacaaagggaatgacatacgggattatatgaatccttggcactgaggttcaaacgataagatcttcgtagaatgtgtaggatccaatatgggcatccaggtcccgctattggatattgaccgaggagtctctcgggtcatgtctacatagttctcgaacccgcagggtctgcacacttaaggttcgacgttgttttatgcgtatttgagttatatggttggttaccgaatgttgttcggagtcccggatgagatcacggacgtcacgagggtttccggaatggtccggaaacgaagattgatatataggatgacctcatttggttaccggaaggttttcgtgcattaccggaaaagtttcgggctcatcggtagtgtaccgggagtgccgggaggggtgccggggaccatcgggaggggtgtcacgccccaaggggtctcatgggctatgggaagagataaaccagcccctagtgggctggaataagatcccactaaggcccataaggtttgagaaggaaaaaacacaaggtggaaagagtttccaagtgggaaggtggaatcctactccaagtaggattggagtaggactcctccacctccaatttcggccaaacctttaggttttgaggctgcctcctcccctccctcccacctatatatacggaggttttagggctgatttgagacgactttctcacggctgcccgaccacatacctccatagtttttcctctagatcgcgtttctgcggagctcgggcggagccctgctgagacgagatcatcaccaacctccggagcgccgtcacgctaccggagaactcttctacctctccgtctctcttgctggatcaagaaggccgagatcatcgtcgagctgtacgtgtgctgaacgcggaggtgccgtccgttcggtactagatcgtgggactgatcgcgggattgttcgcggggcggatcgagggacgtgaggacgttccactacatcaaccgcgttctctaacgcttctgctgtacgatctacaagggtacgtagatcactcatcccctctcgtagatggacatcaccatgataggtcttcgtgcgcgtaggaaaatttttgtttcccatgcgacgttccccaacaatattgaGGGAGTCGGGGACTAGGGGGTTCTTAGGCCGTCTACCTATTCTCATGGGCCGGACTCTCGGGCATGTTCGTCTATAAGTGGAAGTATCGGACTCCgaatggactcttccgaagacttggcgtacAATCCAAAGAGACGTAGTATCGACATATTCTTTCTCTattgtaaccgaccttgtgtaacCCCAGTACCCTTGGCATCTATATAAGATAGGGGGCTCTAGTTCATAGGATagattaagctcattacgattgGAGTTTAGGCCACAGCATCCGATCTCGCAGTAGATCAACTCTCTACTCTGTAATATCCcttcaataacaacaagagcaagacgtagggttttacttcCATCAAcagggcccgaacctggataaaacACCATCTATTTTATCTCATGTTACCCATCAACACTAGATCCACATTTTGTACCCCTTACTCGAGATTAGTCGGTTTTGACACTGACACCCGTGCCGCCCCGCTTTGGCCGCCAGGGCATTCAAGTGTCCTTCATCCTGAGCTCGCTTaaaggttaatgttgttgttgcttgGCCCCTGGTCACTGCGCATCGGTCTGCCCCGACCCCGTTCGATGCGAACGCGTTGGCTCAAAAATGGTCACCTGGCTCGCGGATGCTACAACAAGTGGAGGCCTGTCAGCTCCCTCGCAAACCTCGTGGTGTTGCCACCGCTTCCATGCCCTCGTTCTGTTGCTGCGTCGGTCCAAGATCCTACTCCTCAGTTCGGTCCAGGCAGGGGCTGGCCTCTTCCCCAACTTGGCCAGCCGCAACTACAGGACTCTACCGTCATCGGTGCCATGCCATGACTTAATGACTTTGTTGCCGTCCCGGACATCCCGGAGATGCAAGTCGAGTCAGCAGTGCTCATTGTGGAGAAGAACAAGCTCCTCGACGCCCAGCTTTGAGACTACATTGCACGTGTTGGGAGTGTTTTGGCAAGTGCAGAGGCCGCTCTCGCCAAACTCCAGGTTGTGTTGGTTGTTTCCCTGTTGCCTGAGATCCAGGTTGGTTCTGTCGATGGGGGAAGCAGGCACGTATGAAAATTTCTCCCCTCATGCTACATCATGCCCGTCGCTGCTGCCTACTGTGTCGATTCATTCTAAGAGTaaagttgtcacgcccaagatgcgaccctatcctcaatttggcacgaaggcctcgtcagggatagaagcgcatctcgtcgtgtcgcaagaatggatatcgttacaagtacatgtactgaaaaagatgagttttatatagaatttgcttacactcgccacaagctacatcagagtcacatcagtacattacataatcatcaagagtaagagcagggtccgactaaggacgaaaacaaacgagaaaaataagaacgacgtccatccttgctatcccaggctgccggcctggaacccatcctagatcgatgaagaagaagaaggagaagcaactccaaatgaacaaacaacgcgctCGTGTCGAGTAGCCTtttcctgtacctgcaactggtgttgtagtaatctgtgagccacaggggactcagcaatctcatttccaaaggtatcaagactagaaaagcttaatgggtgagatatggttaagtggtgaggttgcagcagcggctaagcatatatatggtggctaacttacgagtacaagaaataagaggggggaaatctacgcgtaacggacgtgaactactgatgatcaaatgaatgatcctgaacacctacatacgtcagacattaccccaccgtgtcctcgatcggagaaggaactcacgaaagagacagtcacggttacgcacgcagttggcatattttaattaagttaacttcaagttatctagaaacagtgttaaacaaagcttccacgttgccacataaccgcgggcacgactttccgaaagatttaaccctgcaggggtgctccaactactccatcacaaattatcacaagccgcatagaaatcctcaatcatgaagctcgcgatctcatcggattccctagtggaaaacctcaactctgagattacccaaagcatcaccgaaatcccgatgcacaagatatctcgtcaaaggtaaaaccaatccagcaaggccgcccggcgtgtcgacgatcccgataggagccgcgtatctcgttctcaggacacgacggataagcgaagcgtacgggtgccaaacctcgagttccctcgcggtggccccgcacggtgctctgttttggaccaacactcatgaggagcactggcccgggggttgattaaattatcctcggggtccggaaagtccctatgcaattttattaggtgtttaggaaaatgtagtaccaaagttgggccttgccagaccagctttaatctaaaacgaattatcaagggggtccccataacaaccacgatcgtgttaggagcgctcaattatggaacataacaccggtagccggaaactaagggggcaaaggtggaacaaaacaccaggctagaaaggccgagccttccaccttttaccaagtatataggtgcattaaattaaatagcattaatatggtgatataagaaggaacccatgttatcacatggaagcaactgcacctgcaactagcaacgctatcaacagggttaagcaagcagtaacatagccaatcggtggtttgctaggttgaacaggttgaaggtttcatggcatggttgagaggctaatatttaacatgtggtaggcaacgagacataaacggtagcaacggtaaaactagcatggcaatgatagtaatggtatctggggaaatggtcatcttgcctgagatcccgcttggaagaagaacaactcggtggagtcggcaaaccatcgtagtcgaacgggtcctcacattccgacacgcttgcggaactctatcggaacggagcaaaccggaaacaaacatcaacacaagtattcaccacacgatgcacaacatgatgcataacctactatgatgcatgatcagttcaataatgcacggcatggcatgacaattcacctcacacaacactacacattaagtgaagctcgatatgcaacgggttacatatcgacgaaactccacgattgattatttagttcactcccgattatttacacggcaatactaaattgtagttaacatgtcaagggtgaagcgacgttcctacatggcatcctagtcggttaacacgcggagcatagaacggagctacggcacaagaggcatgcaacgcaCGATAACATgacatgaatgcgacatgcatgcgagttacaacatcacggcaagaagggaaagaagcatatgtcgccacggcgagcgagagggagccatggcggcaaaacggaaacgaagccacggcaacgttcctatcccgataactcgtcgagatatcgtgccaacgtataggaagcgtgtgtgGGAACGTTAagtaatgatggggtgatcccgtatctcgggttcccacgtgtcgggggcacgacgaaaaggtAGACAACATGCAACGTGCAAACATATATAgccacatacatacatacattcatacatcactagtacacggtacacgacatgtcccatcggtatacctttgaagcgtgcaaaTCAGAGGGGATCGGGTCGTAGCGGACGACGTGGaggtcgtggaagtagttgtactcggtctcgtcgatggtagtcgttctcttgtcgtCGTGGTTcacgtcttcggcgacggtagacGGGCACTAGGCGTCGGAagtcgggtcttcggcgacggtagtcgaacgcattccgggggtcgtcgaggacgtagacGGGTCTTCGACGACGTCGAGGAAATCGTTGAACACAGCGAACTTGTCGATtccacggcggcggggatggtgcacgcggcgacggcaaccaGCGACAGCGGCAACACGACAACAGCAGCTACGACATCGCTAGCATCTATCAGCAAGCCTAGCAACTAGCAACAACATAGCAACGGCATCAAGCAGCAGCAACCTACAACAATCGGCATCAGGCGGCAGCAACAACATGCAGCGACACAGCAAGGCAACAGAACAACAGGCAGCAACATCTCCATGGCGGCGTGGCACCGGCGAGCGGACGTCGGCCAAGGAGGTTGAGGAGAGTCTCGGGACGAGGCCGGCGGGCGAAGCCGAGCACCGGCGAGCACGGCGGCAGCAGGCCACGGCGGGGCGAGGCccagggcgagggcgacgaccgGCTCGAGCAGGGAGGTGAGGCTAGCACGGAgcaggcggggcggcgccggcgaaggCCTACAGGCGGCGCGGGGACGGCACCGATGGGGAGAGGGAGGTGCCACGACGCAGGGGAGCAGAGGGGGATCGCATCCCAGGGAAAcagccggcggcggcgggcaACGAAGCGGCGCGGCGAGGGGACCAGCTGCTAGCAACGGGGAAGCACGGGAACCGAGGTGGACCCTGGCGCGCGGGAGAGCCGAGAGGCGGCGGGGCTGCGAGCACGCGAGGCCGAGGGAGGCGAGAGAGGCGAGGCCATGGTGAGGCGAGGGAGAAACAGAGGGATCGGGGGAGGAGAGGCTGCACGAGAAGGAGGCTGCGCGAGGGGAGCGACCGGAACAGAGGGGGCTAGCTCGCTAGGGTTGGGCGGTgactgggccttggcctggccggctgggctggttccctctcaacattttgtttttttccttttctttttaaaacagggaaacaccgcaaaagaaaaagGTTCAAacataagaaaaataaaataaacgttTTTGAGCTCCTTTAAAAACccacaccccaactataagaaatagttgggcatctTTTATTAAAAGATACAAAATGAAACcttttgaaaaaataaataaaaccacttttatttaaagaataaaataaaagctctttaaaggagaaaagttaaatgagactgttttaaaataaaaccaaataagaaaataaagaaaacccaagggttgcccctgcatttaataaaaggactttttaaaagaagacgttttttttaaaggaggttaaaacggaaacttagcAAAACCgcaaaaataaaagagaggggagagaaggtttaggtcggcggtgcaacagggtttagagGTGGCcctcacgcacccactctcagCACGTcaacaaacgacgccactcacaaggcactcacaagcaacaagcaacagcgacaaaacacagttgacatgatgccatgcatgatgcgacgatgcaaactaaatgatgatgcaaccaacaaaataaaatagccacacgacggaaacggaaatgaaggggaatcttctaggacgtcggtctcgggctgtcacaaaagtCGTTGTCGAGGTTGTGGCTCCGGTGCTTAAGATTATGTCTCAGCTATAGAAGCTTTGTGGGGAGACCACTTTGCCCATTTCGATGGTGCTTCCTAAGGAGATGGAGTCGCTTTAAGGGGCCTTGGCGAGGACGACTGTGTTGTTGTTGGAGCCCAGTCAGCCGCTCGCCGTTGTGGACCGTGGAGATTTGGATGCTACTATTGCTCTCTCACATGTGGCTATTGGTCATGTGGCCCATGTGGGTGTCGTGATTGGTAAGGTAATTGCGTTGGCACCACACTCTGCCGCAATGAAGTCGACCCAATCGCCAGTCTTGGATCGTGAGGTTATGTTGGCACGTATTGATGAAGCGATCTTCATGAAAATGCTTTGTGACTTGCTTGCCGGCTTGGAGACAGCTCGTTCTGGATGTGTCAAGGCGATTGCTTGCCTCCTAGTGAAGGAGGCTTCTACGGGCAAAATCAAGAAGATGAAGAAGTTTCTCAAAAACATAGGTAAGAAGAGTGGCGTCGTTGACAAGGCGTCCGCTGCTGCTTAATAAATTATTCTCAGTCTCTTCGATCAAAAATGCTACACTTACGGGCTAGTTACGGAATTATCTTACGGACCGCTCCATTAACCAATCTCTCCTTACCTTGAATTCAACTGTGGGCCCTGATTCTGATTTCCCATCCAACCAAAAACTACCACATAGGTCTGTAACTTAATTCTGTAGGATGTGATCTGTAGGTGTAGCATTGTTCCTCTTCGACAGCAAGCACATGCACGACAACTTGGCGCTGGAAACTTGCAGTGATAATATTGTTTTATCTCAAAAGAAATACATCCGGTTTGGCAGTTGGTGTTGAGTGTTGACCCGCCGCACCTGGTTCCAACTTGTCAGTTTATTTGACCTTATCTCAAAATAAATTAATTGAACTTGTCAGTCATTGTCACGCGGCTCCGTAATAATCCAATCGGATGTGTATTCACGCGGCTCCGTAGGTTTCCTCTTCTCCCCCACTGCCAATCTCACCGAGCtctaaattaaaaaaataaaaatatctcACCAAGCTCTATCATCAAGAGCGTTCTTCCACAAAGTAGCAGCCAGCATGGAGGAGCAGCTTGATTCCGTGCCGGAGGAGAGCACCCCGGGTTTCACGGCTGCCATCCCGCCGCCCAACTCCTACCGCGAGTCGATCCGGAGCGTGAGCGTCGTCTGCCCCCAGTGGCGCATCAGATCGATGCTGTCCGGTCAGAGCGGATCCACCTACTCCAGCGACTCCGTTGCCTCGAGGTCCAACAACTCCGGCTACTCCTCCAACTCGGCGTCCGTCGGCTTAGCGGACTTGGGTACCAGCGAGCTCAAGAAGATTGCTCAGAGAATGGCCAGCGACGGCTACACCGAGGACATGGTAAAATCGTTTCGCATCATATCTCTCAAGCAAACATTTAGCCCGGACTATGCACTGAAGAATTGGTTCGTCGAGCTTGATGTCGACTGGGTTCTCCAACCGCTGCAAACCCACCTCCAAGAGGGATCTGCGTATTCACTCCAAGAATTGGTTGAGAGTTGGATCCGAGCTCTCACAGTAATTGTTGCCACTATCGACGAAAAGCTGATCACAATCGTGAGTGACACGCCAGCGGTCGCACGATTTGCCACAGCGAGCGTCTCAGCAATGCTCGTTTTTGTTGATGCGGTCATCCAGTTTAACAGGGAGGAGAATTTACaagccatgctacaattgtatatgTGCGTCTGCAGCGCATCATATGACATGTTGCCGATGCACATGAACTTTTTGGATTCCCGAAGCATTTTCAACAAGATAGGAGAAATGTTGGATAGAGAAGGGAACAAGTTAATTGAGTCCGTATGCCAAAAGATGGTGCAGGTGAGGCGGACACTCATGAAGGACGATGACTCGTGGGTCGCCGAGATTCTGGAAGGAGGAGGCGAGGTTCACAAGAACACCCGGTTGATGGTGGAGTAcatagttttgatgagcaaagcaCATACTTCGATGCAGAACTCTTTATATAGTCAGCACAAAGAAAAGCTTCGAGAACTCATAGATTACATGATCGATTATCTGAACAATTTGCTTCTGCGAAAATCAGAGTTGTGCTCGGATCCA
This window encodes:
- the LOC123431169 gene encoding exocyst complex component EXO70B2-like, which codes for MEEQLDSVPEESTPGFTAAIPPPNSYRESIRSVSVVCPQWRIRSMLSGQSGSTYSSDSVASRSNNSGYSSNSASVGLADLGTSELKKIAQRMASDGYTEDMVKSFRIISLKQTFSPDYALKNWFVELDVDWVLQPLQTHLQEGSAYSLQELVESWIRALTVIVATIDEKLITIVSDTPAVARFATASVSAMLVFVDAVIQFNREENLQAMLQLYMCVCSASYDMLPMHMNFLDSRSIFNKIGEMLDREGNKLIESVCQKMVQVRRTLMKDDDSWVAEILEGGGEVHKNTRLMVEYIVLMSKAHTSMQNSLYSQHKEKLRELIDYMIDYLNNLLLRKSELCSDPSLRYLFLLNNSYFIMQMVSEVSLQKNPDQLCGYQREIKLTPECGKYMDSYLDVSWGNVLSFMPKSNFHGPLRRWIHTTSLAKFQSAFDNTYQAQKFWKVPEPRLRSLLRETITKRVISVYDDYLKEHPELEKQVIGGSRSPDVLKEMLGELFEG